Genomic window (Syntrophales bacterium):
TTTTGTTCGTAAAAAACTCCTCTGCACGATTCATCATGACAAGGCCATCTTCATACTCCTCAATATTGACATGACTGAGCCCCAGATAGAAATATACATCGCCCAGGGGAAGCTGGTCAGCCCCTAATCTTAGGGCGTCATTGAACCTGTCAATGGCCTCGATATAATCCCTGAGGCCGAACTCACACAGACCCCTATAGTAGTAAATCATTACTGAAGAGGGAAGGTATCTTTCCGCCTCATCCAGGGCGGCCATGGCCTTACCGACCTCATTCCGCCGGAGGTGGCATAGGGCCCTGGAAAGGAGGATAGTTCCCCTATCTTCGGTGCCACCCTGGTTTTCCGGTACCTGATCAAACTGTTTGAGAGCGCCATCGTAGTCTTCCCGTTTTACCAGCGCCATCCCGAGATGAAAGGAAATAACACCCGCCTCTCTTTCACGTTCGTTTATCCTGAGGGTATCTTTCATCAGAGCGAGGGATTCCACAGAGCAGTTGAGGCAATCGCTACGCTTACTTTCGGCTGCTTTTAGTGTCTGCGACAGCGGCAGACCACGATCCGCGTAAAGGCTCAAAACAGGTTTATTCAGGAAGAACGCCTTAAAGCAGTTATAGATATTGCCGTCTTTTCTCTTCAGGATGACAGAACGGCATCCCGGCAGCAGATCACCTTTTACAGGGTCATTGGCCCATATTGCCAGATCGTCAAAGACAGAGTGGATGCCCAGGGTATTGGCGATCCGCTCTAATTTCTCTCCTTCGGTGAGTTCCAGATAAACCCTTTCCCTGTCGCTTTTTACGATATTACCGATACCTGATGGGGGAACTCCGGAGATATAGATGCTGGGGATGATTAAACGATCCCTCAAGAAATCCAGATACTGACTGCACTGTTTTAGGTTGTTTCTGTCCTTCCTCTCCATGGCGAGGACGGGGAGGATCATTATACGGGATACACTCTGGTGAAGGTATCCCTCTCTGTTAAAAGGAGCCGTTATCTGGAAGAGATCGTGGTAAATATCTCTTCCCGGATGGAAAAGGGGAAATGGATGCACGGGATGGATGTTTATCCTATAAAAAGGGTATCTTTCCAGAAAAAGGGCAACCTGTTTTATTGTCCCTTTTACCAGGGAGAAATCTTGCGAGATATCTTCCGAAAGGAGATAGATGTCCGAGGAAATATCAAGGCAGGGGAAAAGACCGGCAAAATGTTTCTCGAATTCCTGGAGAGAACCTCCATTACTGTCCAGGAGAACATATACCTTTTTTATCGAAGTATCTGACATGATAAGAATTCCTTTTTCCTCCCCTTACCTGGGAATTTTCCTCATCCCATAGTCCGTAAAATAACTTTATGAAACCTTTTCTCCTCACCTCTGGCCCGCAACTCGCAACTCGATCCGTAACTACACCTTACGAGACCTTTCTCTTCGCCCCGTCGAGAGATTCCTTTTCCCAGAGGGCACTGATCCTTTTCAGATCGTGAGAAGACAGGTTTTCCGTTTCGTACTGTTTTCCTATAGATATATAGAGAGGGTTATTCTTTTCTATGGGGCGAATACCATATTCCTTATAAGAATCGAAGACCTCCGTACCAAAGTACACCTGCATCTGCTGAGAGTTAGAATTCCCCCTGATCTTTACATCGTTATCCTTGAGAAACTCGAGTGTCTTCATGGCATCAGCAAAGGTCTCACGGGGGAAACCATACTGGGTGAATAATTCCACGTCCATCCCGCATTTCTGGGTCAATCTTATCGCTCTCCTCATATCATCGAGGGAGATATTTTTGT
Coding sequences:
- a CDS encoding tetratricopeptide repeat protein, encoding MSDTSIKKVYVLLDSNGGSLQEFEKHFAGLFPCLDISSDIYLLSEDISQDFSLVKGTIKQVALFLERYPFYRINIHPVHPFPLFHPGRDIYHDLFQITAPFNREGYLHQSVSRIMILPVLAMERKDRNNLKQCSQYLDFLRDRLIIPSIYISGVPPSGIGNIVKSDRERVYLELTEGEKLERIANTLGIHSVFDDLAIWANDPVKGDLLPGCRSVILKRKDGNIYNCFKAFFLNKPVLSLYADRGLPLSQTLKAAESKRSDCLNCSVESLALMKDTLRINEREREAGVISFHLGMALVKREDYDGALKQFDQVPENQGGTEDRGTILLSRALCHLRRNEVGKAMAALDEAERYLPSSVMIYYYRGLCEFGLRDYIEAIDRFNDALRLGADQLPLGDVYFYLGLSHVNIEEYEDGLVMMNRAEEFFTNKSPVYYYMGICHLGMQKLEIAIDYLRNALAGRPSEEDLGSIYLHLGLCYKEMGRYEDAIAELKKAGDSEEGRKDVHNLMGYCYFKLKEHDQAIVCFLKAVEIDPNSAIDYANIGVNLKEKGETERAVLMFQKALSMDPTIGFARRHLNEINPAL